From one Catenuloplanes nepalensis genomic stretch:
- a CDS encoding Kelch repeat-containing protein — protein sequence MTRNQIHVLTGAGVATALALWVGVARADPDPALASGHAGHDGHTGHTIIALSSGGPAADAVYGRGWRPLTPIAGGPRQEHGVAAIGHDVYVLGGIKPDGTGGVVTVTDVEVYDTRRDRWRRAAPLPVAMNHPNAAVVGGRLYVLGGLSGGASWEAIGDSFVLDPSTGRWTSLPAMPADILRGSAAIGVHGTKIFLAGGMRTLTPGPGGLQDTVATVNAYDVVTRRWSRLPDLPEPRDHAGGAVVGGTLYVVGGRDRGQVNVRNTVYALDPRSGRWSTRAPMPTARGGIATAVIGTTIYTFGGEGNLVDGQNTVFAQTEAYDAARDRWQRLAPMPVPRHGGAAVAVGDTIHLPGGGSRGGGAPVDVNDTFRPHGQ from the coding sequence ATGACGAGGAACCAGATCCATGTCCTGACCGGCGCCGGCGTGGCCACCGCATTGGCACTCTGGGTCGGCGTGGCCCGCGCCGACCCGGATCCGGCACTCGCGAGCGGCCACGCGGGTCACGACGGCCACACGGGTCACACGATCATCGCGCTCAGTTCCGGCGGCCCGGCCGCCGACGCGGTGTACGGGCGCGGCTGGCGCCCGCTGACGCCGATCGCCGGCGGCCCCCGCCAGGAGCACGGCGTGGCCGCGATCGGCCATGACGTCTACGTGCTCGGGGGCATCAAGCCGGACGGCACCGGCGGCGTCGTCACGGTCACCGACGTCGAGGTCTACGACACCCGCCGCGACCGGTGGCGCCGCGCCGCGCCCCTGCCGGTGGCCATGAATCACCCCAACGCGGCGGTGGTCGGCGGCCGGCTGTACGTTCTCGGTGGACTCTCCGGTGGCGCGTCGTGGGAGGCGATCGGCGACAGCTTCGTCCTCGACCCGTCCACCGGCCGCTGGACGAGCCTGCCAGCGATGCCCGCCGATATCCTCCGCGGCAGCGCGGCCATCGGCGTCCACGGCACGAAGATCTTCCTGGCCGGCGGGATGCGCACCCTGACACCCGGCCCGGGCGGCCTGCAGGACACGGTCGCCACGGTCAACGCGTACGACGTCGTCACCCGCCGCTGGTCCCGCCTGCCCGACCTGCCGGAGCCGCGGGACCACGCGGGCGGCGCCGTCGTCGGCGGCACCCTCTACGTGGTGGGCGGACGTGACCGCGGCCAGGTCAACGTGCGGAACACCGTCTACGCCCTGGATCCGCGCTCCGGCCGGTGGAGCACCCGGGCGCCGATGCCCACCGCCCGGGGCGGCATCGCCACCGCCGTCATCGGCACGACGATCTACACCTTCGGCGGCGAGGGCAACCTCGTCGACGGGCAGAACACCGTGTTCGCGCAGACCGAGGCGTACGACGCGGCCCGCGACCGCTGGCAGCGCCTGGCCCCGATGCCGGTTCCCCGCCACGGCGGCGCGGCGGTCGCGGTCGGGGACACCATCCACCTGCCCGGCGGCGGCAGCCG
- a CDS encoding LysR family transcriptional regulator, with translation MRATHIGRVDLNLVPALIALLEERHVSRAAARVGMSQPAMSRALQRLRRTLRDDLLVRTPEGYRLTPRGERILDRLATAVPQLEDVFAGADFDPSITELEIRVAGSDYAQAVIAPGLSGRIATASPGSTLRFRPWHRDVLTEVSDGAIDLAFIGAQTSEPLRSEELFTDRFVCVVSAGHPLAGRAALGLADYLGCRHLIIDVIDGRQPAIDRVLSAYGTPRRAGLILPVHAAAILALPGTDLVLTIPQRLAGHYASGGALRILQAPDEIGTMTYWMTWHPRLELDPVHRWLRRMVHDTVTGLPEDLRSA, from the coding sequence ATGCGCGCCACGCATATCGGCAGGGTGGACCTCAATCTGGTGCCCGCCCTGATCGCGCTGCTGGAGGAGCGCCACGTGTCCCGGGCGGCCGCGCGGGTGGGCATGAGTCAGCCGGCGATGAGCCGGGCACTGCAACGCCTGCGCCGTACGCTCCGTGACGACCTGCTCGTGCGTACACCGGAGGGTTATCGGCTCACCCCGCGCGGCGAGCGGATCCTCGACCGCCTGGCGACCGCCGTACCGCAGCTGGAGGACGTCTTCGCGGGTGCCGATTTCGACCCGTCCATCACCGAACTGGAGATCAGGGTGGCCGGGTCCGACTACGCCCAGGCGGTCATCGCGCCCGGGCTGTCCGGCCGGATCGCCACCGCCTCACCCGGGTCCACCCTGCGGTTCCGGCCCTGGCATCGTGACGTGCTCACCGAGGTGTCCGACGGCGCGATCGACCTCGCCTTCATCGGCGCCCAGACGTCGGAGCCACTGCGCAGCGAGGAACTGTTCACCGACCGGTTCGTCTGTGTCGTCTCGGCCGGGCACCCGCTGGCCGGCCGGGCAGCGCTCGGTCTGGCGGACTACCTCGGCTGCCGGCACCTGATCATCGATGTGATCGACGGGCGCCAACCCGCGATCGATCGGGTGCTCTCCGCGTACGGCACACCCCGCCGGGCCGGCCTGATCCTGCCGGTCCACGCCGCGGCGATCCTCGCGCTGCCCGGCACCGACCTCGTCCTGACGATTCCACAGCGGCTCGCCGGGCACTACGCGAGCGGCGGCGCGCTGCGGATCCTGCAGGCGCCGGACGAGATCGGGACCATGACGTACTGGATGACCTGGCACCCGCGCCTCGAACTCGACCCGGTGCACCGCTGGCTACGCCGCATGGTGCACGACACCGTGACCGGTCTGCCGGAGGATCTGCGGTCTGCATGA
- a CDS encoding TetR/AcrR family transcriptional regulator, which yields MTFQRARTEEQREIRRRAILDMASTMLDEMPVAAVTLNELSRRVGLAKPNVLRYFESREAVLLELLDHFLREWLTELDGELAAGVDENLPMPERATAVAEILSRSLSARAVMCDLFGAQSSVLEHNVSVEVVARYKRASLDRLSTLTALVRRSLPELGENATLFCLQTMLVAGALSAYTTPPPTLQAAYRAEPDLTRIHLEPKDYLKPALTATLLGVLPRR from the coding sequence GTGACCTTCCAACGGGCGCGAACCGAGGAGCAGCGGGAGATCCGCCGGCGGGCGATCCTCGACATGGCGTCGACGATGCTCGACGAGATGCCGGTGGCCGCGGTCACCCTCAACGAGCTCAGCCGCCGGGTCGGCCTGGCCAAGCCGAACGTGCTGCGCTACTTCGAGTCCCGCGAGGCGGTGCTCCTGGAACTGCTCGACCACTTCCTGCGGGAGTGGCTGACGGAACTGGACGGCGAGCTGGCCGCCGGCGTCGACGAGAACCTGCCCATGCCCGAGCGGGCGACGGCGGTCGCCGAGATCCTCAGCCGCTCGCTCTCCGCCCGGGCGGTGATGTGCGACCTCTTCGGCGCACAGAGCAGCGTCCTGGAACACAACGTCTCCGTCGAGGTGGTCGCACGCTACAAGCGCGCCTCCCTGGACCGCCTGTCCACCCTGACCGCCCTGGTCCGGAGAAGCCTGCCGGAGCTGGGCGAGAACGCCACACTGTTCTGCCTGCAGACCATGCTCGTGGCCGGCGCGCTCTCGGCGTACACCACACCCCCGCCCACCCTGCAAGCCGCCTACCGGGCCGAGCCCGACCTGACCCGGATCCACCTGGAGCCGAAGGACTACCTGAAGCCGGCCCTGACCGCCACCCTGCTGGGCGTCCTACCCCGCCGGTGA
- a CDS encoding SDR family NAD(P)-dependent oxidoreductase: MSETWTTANIPDQHGRVAVVTGANAGLGYETAKALAERGASVVLAVRNVEKGERAAAGMTGDVSVQALDLTSLDSIRTAAAALRSRLDRIDLLINNAGVMYTPRQTTRDGFEMQFGTNHLGHFALTGLLLDRMLPVPGSRVVTVSSTGHRIRAAIHFDDLHWQRSYSRAAAYGQSKLANLMFTYELQRRLATHGTTVAVAAHPGLSSTELARNTPAALRVPLALVAPLMLQTPAMGALPTLRAATDPAALGGQYYGPGGRNEITGHPRLVTSSPESYEVAVQQRLWAVSEDLTGVTFPVIPQHHHSLGERAAV, encoded by the coding sequence ATGAGCGAGACGTGGACGACCGCGAACATCCCGGACCAGCACGGCCGAGTGGCCGTGGTGACCGGGGCCAACGCCGGACTGGGATACGAGACCGCGAAGGCGCTCGCCGAGCGCGGGGCGTCGGTGGTGCTCGCCGTGCGCAACGTCGAGAAGGGCGAGCGGGCCGCGGCCGGCATGACCGGCGACGTGAGCGTGCAGGCACTGGACCTGACCTCGCTCGACTCCATCCGCACCGCCGCCGCGGCGCTGCGGTCGCGGCTCGACCGCATCGACCTGCTGATCAACAACGCCGGCGTGATGTACACACCGAGGCAGACCACCCGCGACGGCTTCGAGATGCAGTTCGGCACCAACCACCTCGGCCACTTCGCGCTCACCGGGCTGCTGCTCGACAGGATGCTGCCGGTGCCCGGCTCGCGCGTCGTGACGGTCAGCAGCACCGGCCACCGCATCCGGGCCGCGATCCACTTCGACGACCTGCACTGGCAGCGGTCCTACAGCCGGGCCGCCGCCTACGGACAGTCCAAGCTCGCCAACCTGATGTTCACCTACGAGCTGCAACGCCGGCTCGCCACGCACGGCACCACCGTCGCCGTGGCCGCGCACCCCGGCCTGTCCAGCACCGAGCTCGCCCGCAACACCCCGGCGGCCCTGCGGGTCCCGCTCGCCTTGGTCGCGCCGCTGATGCTGCAGACGCCGGCGATGGGCGCGCTGCCGACCCTGCGCGCCGCCACCGACCCCGCCGCACTCGGCGGGCAGTACTACGGTCCCGGCGGACGCAACGAGATCACGGGTCACCCCCGCCTGGTCACCTCCAGCCCGGAGTCCTACGAGGTGGCCGTCCAGCAGCGGCTGTGGGCCGTCTCCGAGGACCTCACCGGGGTGACGTTCCCCGTCATCCCGCAGCACCACCACTCACTCGGCGAGCGCGCCGCCGTCTGA
- a CDS encoding thaumatin family protein produces MPGRDFLTAGRSSLAAVVTAVAVILLLASTQITGFSDGFTREAKAQAAPNHTVTFVNDSGEKIWVGSTVNADGSQNFGSLPILEPGQQATIEIPENSGAGHWRGKFFPRTGCTGDSGSSFHCAVGDCGNAADHCAINSELPVSLAEFNFDPADALTDVWYNISYVNAVSLPITITPTGGAAPQDGSQHCGVAGCAKPFLPSCPEANLVRDGGGRPVNCVNPSRDVETDYSRAVAGVCPQAYSWSKMDAMAGNQTMFECDECTGFTITFHGNGTTPGPAAPAPQAPAEEGLRTGALADPDPATVGTLVNNWQGKCLDVPNADFADGVHLNLWDCNGTDAQKWAFSGGTLMTKDNLCVDVAWGSRDNGAAIQLAHCSGNPAQQWVLTDAGDVVNPQANKCLDIKDWNPHNGAQLQIWECAGTVNQKWHRA; encoded by the coding sequence ATGCCGGGTAGAGACTTCCTCACAGCTGGACGCAGCTCGCTGGCCGCGGTGGTGACCGCCGTCGCGGTGATCCTGCTGCTCGCCAGCACTCAGATCACCGGATTCAGCGACGGGTTCACCCGTGAGGCCAAGGCGCAGGCGGCGCCGAATCACACGGTCACCTTCGTCAACGACAGCGGCGAGAAGATCTGGGTCGGCAGCACGGTCAACGCCGACGGGTCGCAGAACTTCGGCAGCCTGCCGATCCTGGAGCCGGGGCAGCAGGCGACCATCGAGATCCCGGAGAACTCCGGCGCGGGCCACTGGCGCGGCAAGTTCTTCCCCCGCACGGGGTGCACCGGCGATTCGGGCAGCTCGTTCCACTGCGCGGTCGGTGACTGCGGCAACGCGGCCGACCACTGTGCGATCAACTCCGAGCTGCCGGTGAGCCTCGCCGAGTTCAACTTCGACCCGGCCGACGCGCTCACCGACGTCTGGTACAACATCAGCTACGTCAACGCGGTGTCGCTGCCGATCACGATCACGCCGACCGGCGGGGCCGCACCGCAGGACGGCTCGCAGCACTGCGGCGTGGCCGGCTGCGCGAAGCCGTTCCTGCCGAGCTGCCCGGAGGCCAACCTGGTCCGCGACGGCGGCGGTCGGCCGGTGAACTGTGTCAACCCGTCCCGGGACGTGGAGACCGACTACAGCCGCGCGGTCGCCGGCGTGTGCCCCCAGGCGTACAGCTGGTCCAAGATGGACGCGATGGCGGGCAACCAGACCATGTTCGAGTGCGACGAGTGCACGGGCTTCACGATCACCTTCCACGGAAACGGCACCACGCCTGGACCGGCGGCGCCGGCACCGCAGGCGCCCGCGGAGGAAGGGCTGCGGACCGGAGCCCTCGCCGACCCGGACCCGGCCACCGTCGGCACGCTCGTCAACAACTGGCAGGGCAAGTGCCTCGACGTGCCGAACGCCGACTTCGCCGACGGCGTACACCTGAACCTCTGGGACTGCAACGGCACCGACGCGCAGAAGTGGGCGTTCTCCGGCGGGACGCTGATGACGAAGGACAACCTGTGCGTGGACGTCGCCTGGGGTTCCAGAGACAACGGCGCGGCGATCCAACTCGCCCACTGCAGCGGCAATCCGGCGCAGCAGTGGGTGCTCACGGACGCCGGTGACGTGGTCAACCCGCAGGCGAACAAGTGCCTCGACATCAAGGACTGGAACCCGCACAACGGCGCCCAGCTGCAGATCTGGGAATGCGCGGGCACCGTCAACCAGAAGTGGCACCGCGCCTGA